Proteins encoded by one window of Sorex araneus isolate mSorAra2 chromosome 3, mSorAra2.pri, whole genome shotgun sequence:
- the CINP gene encoding cyclin-dependent kinase 2-interacting protein isoform X2 produces the protein MATKTLGSATPRKPVLSVSARKLKDNAADWHNLILKWETLNDKGFATANSIANLKLSLLDKDKIELEGGGPSYAENAETVFPEYSKELEVLCEELQATLDGLTKIQVKMEKLTSTTRGVCELENYHHGAEGTRPPMFDTWPTAQFYTVAHTLCAMYTKELLLKRAICEGLPHTSNRDLVLSFLSMWLHQPYLESDAVLQLEGMLLETGHRAS, from the exons ATGGCGA cgAAAACTCTTGGAAGCGCAACGCCCAGAAAACCTGTCTTATCTGTGAGTGCTAGAAAACTCAAGGACAATGCTGCCGACTGGCATAATTTAATCCTGAAATGGGAAACCCTCAATGACAAGGGGTTTGCTACTGCAAACAGTATTGCCAACCTGAAGCTCAGTTTACT GGATAAAGACAAGATAGAGTTAGAGGGCGGAGGCCCGTCTTACGCTGAAAATGCAGAGACAGTGTTTCCAGAATATTCTAAGGAGCTGGAGGTGCTGTGTGAGGAGCTGCAGGCCACCCTGGACGGGCTG ACCAAAATACAGGTGAAAATGGAAAAGCTGACTTCCACGACCAGAGGGGTGTGCGAGCTGGAAAACTACCATCACGGGGCGGAGGGGACACGGCCCCCCATGTTTGATACCTGGCCCACGGCCCAGTTCT ACACCGTGGCCCACACACTCTGTGCCATGTACACAAAGGAGCTGCTCCTGAAACGCGCCATCTGTGAGGGGCTGCCCCACACCTCCAACCGCGACCTGGTCCTGAGCTTCCTGTCCATGTGGCTGCACCAGCCCTACCTGGAGAGTGACGCAGTGCTGCAGCTGGAGGGCATGCTGCTGGAGACGGGCCACCGGGCGTCCTGA
- the CINP gene encoding cyclin-dependent kinase 2-interacting protein isoform X1, with amino-acid sequence MNVPRLQWSLLSKEPAKTLGSATPRKPVLSVSARKLKDNAADWHNLILKWETLNDKGFATANSIANLKLSLLDKDKIELEGGGPSYAENAETVFPEYSKELEVLCEELQATLDGLTKIQVKMEKLTSTTRGVCELENYHHGAEGTRPPMFDTWPTAQFYTVAHTLCAMYTKELLLKRAICEGLPHTSNRDLVLSFLSMWLHQPYLESDAVLQLEGMLLETGHRAS; translated from the exons ATGAATGTACCAAGACTCCAGTGGTCActtctgagtaaagagccag cgAAAACTCTTGGAAGCGCAACGCCCAGAAAACCTGTCTTATCTGTGAGTGCTAGAAAACTCAAGGACAATGCTGCCGACTGGCATAATTTAATCCTGAAATGGGAAACCCTCAATGACAAGGGGTTTGCTACTGCAAACAGTATTGCCAACCTGAAGCTCAGTTTACT GGATAAAGACAAGATAGAGTTAGAGGGCGGAGGCCCGTCTTACGCTGAAAATGCAGAGACAGTGTTTCCAGAATATTCTAAGGAGCTGGAGGTGCTGTGTGAGGAGCTGCAGGCCACCCTGGACGGGCTG ACCAAAATACAGGTGAAAATGGAAAAGCTGACTTCCACGACCAGAGGGGTGTGCGAGCTGGAAAACTACCATCACGGGGCGGAGGGGACACGGCCCCCCATGTTTGATACCTGGCCCACGGCCCAGTTCT ACACCGTGGCCCACACACTCTGTGCCATGTACACAAAGGAGCTGCTCCTGAAACGCGCCATCTGTGAGGGGCTGCCCCACACCTCCAACCGCGACCTGGTCCTGAGCTTCCTGTCCATGTGGCTGCACCAGCCCTACCTGGAGAGTGACGCAGTGCTGCAGCTGGAGGGCATGCTGCTGGAGACGGGCCACCGGGCGTCCTGA